TATTGTCGGCACCACTATCCAGGTTGCTGAGAGGACGATTAGACGAAGGCTTAACCTTGAAACTAACCCTGCCAGGACTATGTGTCCTCAAAGAGTAGCAACTCTTCAAATAATCCAGAGTAAAAGACAGTTTATGCTTGTCACATAAAAACTCAATAGAATGAACCACCTTCGAGACCGTGGTCATGATCTAGTAAGGAGGAATACCAATTTCCTTGATCACTTCAACCATCAAAGGAGAGAAAGGCAACTTACAACCAGCCTTGAAAGCCCAATCATGCATACAGAACCAACCATGGCATGCCCAGTCGATCTAGATTAGAGAGTCTTCAggaatccagacttcagcatTAGCAGGGATAATCCCTTTCTCCTTCATATTTTCTCAAACTCGGGCTTGAGACAATTGGGAAGAGAAGACTATTTGGCTTGAATTAAAAATCTTTATGGAAGATGGACACCATCTCCATAGCAGAAACAAAGGAGATTAAACATGAAGTGAAATCGGTTCCTGTATGGGTCAAGTTTTTTTTTGGGGTGAAATGTAAAAAACAAATATTGAAAAACCAGTGACAAATACATCAAGAGTTTCAGCTAGCTATTGAGTCTAGCTATACAACTTGCTTAAACAATAACAAGAACAGTTCTCATCCTAACTTATCAAGCCATTGTCTATCCTTTTGGGATATTTTGCCTCTGGTTTGCTGTTGGATTCTTGTTCCGATGTCATATTGAATCATGCTCACACATTTAGCAGGATGTATAAGCCTATGGTCATGCCTGCTTGCATTCCTTTGCATCCAAATATGGTAGATTGCAGCATTGATAATGCTGTTCAGTACCCCTCTCTTGAGTCTGGAATACCTTTTGTTCAACCTCCATGCTTACACATTATCCACTGATATTTGAACACCAGTCTAATGCTGCATAAGCTGTATgaccctcctgctgtaaggacggGAAAAGAACAGATGATGCAAGTTCTCCTCCCCCTGCTCAAAGATACAGCAGTTGCTATCTGTGCTAATCCCCAGTCTGTATAATTTCTCCTTAGTATTGACCCCATGATGCTGATATAGCCAGGCAATGACCCCATGCTTAGGAAGGGTCCATTTTTTCCATATTAGGTGGTACCATTCCACTTCAGGGTGGACAGGACTGAGCCAAGCATACCCTTTTTTTTATTGTGTATTCTTTACCAGGGATACAACTCCATTCATTCTAATCATAAGCAGGCTGCAATTCCTTCCTTATTTTGCATACCTTTTTCCATGTCCAACTGGCCTCATTAGGTGGAGTATAGTTCTCTCAGGTCTCCCCCTCAAGTATATAATGTGCACCCACTGAACCCAGAGTTTGGAAGGTTTACAGTGAGCCCACCATAATAGTTTCCCAATGGCTGCCTTGTTCCATATGTGATCAACTCTCAGACCAAGACCCCCACTCTTTTGTCATGTACAAATTTTATCCCAGGCCACAGTTGGGCTTCCAGTGTATTCAGACCCTCCATCCCATAAGAAATTTCTACAGATAGCTTCAATCTTAGCTAACACAGCTTTtggaataataaaaatagaagccCAGTATGAATGAAGAGACTTATACACTGCCTTAATGAGCACCACCTCCCTGCATAAGAAAGCTTCTTAGTACTTAGCATCCTTGTCCTTTCCAGAACCTTATCAATCAGAGGTTGCCAATCTCTTACTGATAATTTTGATGGTTTTTTAGGGACCCCCAGATATCTAAAAGGCAAGTACCCCTCAATGCATCCTGAAATGTGAACAATTTCTTGTCTAAGAGCATCTGACACTTCATTAAAATAGACATTTGATTTACCGTTGCTCATTTTTAATCCTGAGGCCTGTAAGAAAGTAGAGAAAGTTCAGAGCAAGATCATAATGGATGTCACATCACGTTTACAGAAGAGAAGgaggtcatctgcaaacatcaagcTACTTAACTTCATAGCTTTACATAGAGGATGGAATTTAAAGTTCATGGTTGCAGTAGTGTAAGCTAGAAGTCCAGTGAGATATTCCATACATATGGTAAAGAGTAAAGGAGACAAAGGATCCCCCTGCCTAAGACCCCTTTGGCCTTTAAACCAGCCAAAGTTATCACCATTTAGGTTAAAGGTATAAGAAGTTGTGGTGACACATTATTTGATGAGACTGATGAAGTGCCCTGGGAAATTCAGCTCCTGCAGCATTTGAAACAAGAAGGACCATTCTACAGAATCATAGGCTTTTTGGAGATCAATTTTGAATAAGCATCTAGAGGAAGCAGATTTCCTCCCATAAAGTTTTACAGGTCCTGGCAAATTATGATATTCTCCATTATGCTCCTACCCTAAATAAACCCACCCTGAGTTAAGGATATAATATGAGGGAGGAGCTGCCTAGCACAAAGCAGTTTAGAGATACATTTATGTCCAACATTACAGCATGCAATTGGTCTAAATTGTAGGACAGTGGTAGGATGGGCCACTTTAGGTATCAGTGTAATGTTGGTGTCATTCAGTTGCTTCAGCAATTTGCCACTTCTAAAAAAATCCTGAATGGCTTCACAAAAGTCCTTACCAGTTATATCCCAGGTAGCTTTGAAAAATTGGCTCGAGTACCCATCTGGACCTGGAGCTTTGTCATTAGGTATACTGAATAGAGTTTGTTTGATCTCATCATCAGTGACAGGAGCTAGCAGCAGTAATTTATGACTCTCCCCACATATATTACCTTGCTGAATCACTCTGGTACTGACTGCAGTATACAACTGTTGATAGATAACTCTAGTATCATGGAAGAAGGAGGTGTTGGCATCCCCTTCAACAGTCTATTTCATTTTAGCTTTCCGTTGTAGAAATTCTAACTGAGCACTATACAACTGTTGATAGATAACTCTAGTATCATATTCCTGTTGTATTAAACTTGATTCATTACGGTTCACTCCCACGGATTGCCGAATCTTAGTGAGCTTGGTTAGAGCAATCTCTGCATTCCTCTTAATGTCTAAGAATTGAGCTCTATTCAAATTTTTCGGGCAAGGTTTTAGAGCCTTTAACTTCTTTACTAGTTCAAACATTTTGGTGCTCCTCCGATCACGGTGCCATCCTTGTTGAACTATTTCTTTGAAGTTGGGGGATTGACTCCACATGTTGAAATATTTGAATGGTCTAGATCTGGTTCCCTCTTGACTATCTTGTTGAACCAAGCAAGGAGTATGATCAAAGTTTCCCTCAGGAAGGAAGTGAGCAACCATATCAGGATAATCATTCAACCAGTCTTGGTTCATCAGGAATCTATCTAATCTGCTATAGATTCTATCAGCTGGACATTGCTTATTATTCCATGTATACAGAGCTCCCATAATAGGATTGTCAATTAATTCACAATATTGGATGCATTGCTAGAATGGCATAGCCTCAGCTATAGAAAAGGACCCTCCCACTCTTTCAGTCTCATTTAGAACACAGTTGAAGTCACCTCTAATAGCCCAGGGACCTTGAATGTTAGCTGCAATTATGCTAAGATTATTCCACAGAGGTTCTCTTTCAGTACCACCATTAAAAGCAAATAACTCTAGTAGAAATTCTAACTGAGCACTATACAACTGTTGATAGATAACTCTAGTATCACATTCCTGCTGTATTAAACTTGATTCATTAGGGTTCACTCCCAGGGATTGCCGAATCTTAGTGAGCTTGGTTAGAGCAATCTCTGCATTCCTCTTAATG
The Silene latifolia isolate original U9 population chromosome 11, ASM4854445v1, whole genome shotgun sequence genome window above contains:
- the LOC141613898 gene encoding uncharacterized protein LOC141613898, with translation MGALYTWNNKQCPADRIYSRLDRFLMNQDWLNDYPDMVAHFLPEGNFDHTPCLVQQDSQEGTRSRPFKYFNMWSQSPNFKEIVQQGWHRDRRSTKMFELVKKLKALKPCPKNLNRAQFLDIKRNAEIALTKLTKIRQSVGVNLSTRVIQQGNICGESHKLLLLAPVTDDEIKQTLFSIPNDKAPGPDGYSSQFFKATWDITGKDFCEAIQDFFRSGKLLKQLNDTNITLIPKVAHPTTVLQFRPIACCQRGLRQGDPLSPLLFTICMEYLTGLLAYTTATMNFKFHPLCKAMKLSSLMFADDLLLFCKRDASGLKMSNGKSNVYFNEVSDALRQEIVHISGCIEGEVVLIKAVYKSLHSYWASIFIIPKAVLAKIEAICRNFLWDGGSEYTGSPTVAWDKIWGGELASSVLFPSLQQEGHTAYAALDWCSNISG